A DNA window from Deferribacterota bacterium contains the following coding sequences:
- a CDS encoding GNAT family N-acetyltransferase — MEIRRATKDDIESIQYVIRESILATHKDIYPQEDMEETVNNYTVEKLTKYITNYDYFVAEEDGDIVGCVLAKKDKMRSLYVLPSHMGKGLGRKLAQTAEKCIEDNGYKRIWLWSSLIAHDFYKHLGYKDVKEIPNKDGLVLHIEMEKYL; from the coding sequence ATGGAAATAAGAAGAGCTACAAAAGATGATATAGAATCAATACAGTATGTTATAAGGGAATCTATTCTTGCTACCCATAAAGACATATATCCACAAGAGGATATGGAAGAGACTGTTAATAACTATACAGTAGAAAAACTTACTAAATATATTACAAACTATGATTATTTTGTAGCAGAAGAAGATGGAGATATAGTTGGTTGTGTATTAGCAAAAAAAGATAAGATGAGATCACTTTACGTTCTACCTTCACACATGGGGAAAGGCTTAGGTAGAAAATTGGCACAGACAGCTGAGAAATGTATTGAAGATAATGGTTATAAAAGAATTTGGTTATGGTCTAGTTTAATAGCACATGATTTTTATAAACACCTAGGATACAAAGATGTAAAGGAAATACCTAATAAAGATGGTTTAGTATTGCATATAGAAATGGAGAAAT